The following are encoded together in the Deinococcus soli (ex Cha et al. 2016) genome:
- a CDS encoding 3-oxoacid CoA-transferase — MTATATPTGLKHVPVITAPEAAALVQSGQTLLVGGFGMTGNPVHLVHALADTDVRDLTYVANNVGEAGLSGGRLLRNGQLKKAIGSFFTSNREAVAAAQEGRLEVQLIPQGSLAEALRAGGAGIGGFYTPTAAGTVIAGDADVRVLNGREMVFVPALRGDVAFVRAWRADEAGNLQYRLTEQNFNRAMATAADLVVAEVEEIVPVGTIPPEGVHTPGLYVDYLVQATLTAEALGSSADVKGSSKKVDEARMHMARRALAELRRGDVVNLGIGIPTLVADLITPEHGVNLHTENGMLGVGPAPEQGGALDYPVNAGKIPVTALPGASYFDSAESFGMIRGGHVDVAVMGGLQVDAQANLANWAVPGKPLLGVGGAMDLASGARRLIVLMTHTDPDGTPKVVTECTLPLTSRGAVSMIITDKAVFEFRCGALTLTELMPGATLDEVRASTGAAFTEAL; from the coding sequence ATGACGGCGACGGCGACGCCAACGGGTCTGAAACATGTCCCAGTCATCACCGCCCCGGAGGCCGCGGCTCTCGTCCAGAGCGGGCAGACGCTGCTGGTGGGCGGCTTTGGCATGACCGGGAACCCGGTTCACCTCGTACACGCGCTGGCGGACACGGACGTGCGGGACCTGACGTACGTGGCGAACAACGTCGGCGAGGCGGGCCTGAGTGGCGGGCGACTCCTCCGCAACGGGCAGCTGAAAAAGGCCATCGGGTCGTTCTTCACGAGTAACCGCGAGGCGGTGGCCGCCGCTCAGGAGGGGCGTCTGGAGGTGCAGCTCATCCCGCAGGGGTCGCTGGCCGAGGCGCTGCGGGCCGGGGGCGCCGGGATCGGGGGCTTCTACACGCCCACCGCTGCCGGGACCGTCATCGCGGGGGACGCCGATGTGCGCGTGCTGAACGGCCGGGAGATGGTGTTCGTGCCTGCCCTGCGCGGCGACGTGGCGTTCGTGCGCGCGTGGCGGGCGGACGAGGCCGGGAACCTCCAGTACCGCCTGACCGAGCAGAACTTCAACCGCGCCATGGCGACCGCCGCCGACCTCGTCGTGGCAGAGGTCGAGGAGATCGTCCCGGTGGGCACCATTCCGCCCGAGGGGGTGCACACGCCGGGCCTGTATGTGGATTACCTCGTTCAGGCGACCCTGACCGCCGAGGCACTCGGCAGCAGCGCCGACGTGAAGGGCAGCAGCAAGAAGGTGGACGAGGCGCGTATGCACATGGCCCGCCGCGCGCTGGCGGAACTGCGGCGCGGGGACGTGGTGAACCTCGGTATCGGGATTCCCACGCTGGTCGCCGATCTGATCACCCCGGAGCACGGCGTGAATCTGCACACCGAGAACGGCATGCTGGGTGTCGGCCCCGCGCCCGAGCAGGGCGGCGCGCTGGACTACCCGGTGAACGCCGGGAAGATCCCGGTCACGGCGCTGCCCGGCGCGAGCTACTTCGACAGCGCCGAGAGTTTCGGCATGATCCGCGGCGGGCACGTGGACGTGGCGGTCATGGGCGGGTTGCAGGTGGACGCGCAGGCGAACCTCGCGAACTGGGCGGTGCCCGGCAAGCCGCTGCTGGGCGTGGGCGGCGCCATGGACCTCGCCAGCGGCGCGCGGCGACTGATCGTCCTGATGACCCACACTGACCCGGACGGCACGCCCAAGGTTGTCACCGAGTGCACGCTGCCACTGACCTCGCGCGGTGCGGTGAGCATGATCATCACCGACAAGGCCGTCTTCGAGTTCCGGTGTGGAGCGCTGACCCTGACCGAACTGATGCCCGGCGCCACCCTGGACGAGGTGCGCGCCAGCACGGGCGCGGCCTTCACGGAAGCCCTGTAA
- a CDS encoding pyruvate, water dikinase regulatory protein, with amino-acid sequence MPEPRTVLIVSDHTGLTAENMARALLAHFPDQPLRYLRRPFTADPQAARAVCREVTALFERGEAPIIFTTVTQPDVLRELQTAPAEVFDLLGPGLSTLETQFGTPAVRQIGRHHDMHDSEAYLSRMDALDFALATDDGIGDKQYAHSDVILVGVSRAGKTPTSLFLALQHGIRASNYPLAEDDFDRTGLPIPLEAHRHKLHALTIDPRRLHAIRTQRKPGSRYASLEQCEHEVRRAERLFQRAGLPVRDTTSASVEEIAAAILNALRASQ; translated from the coding sequence ATGCCCGAGCCCCGCACCGTCCTGATCGTCAGCGACCACACCGGCCTCACCGCCGAGAACATGGCCCGCGCCCTGCTCGCCCACTTCCCCGATCAACCCCTGCGCTACCTGCGCCGCCCCTTCACCGCCGACCCCCAGGCCGCCCGCGCCGTCTGCCGCGAAGTCACCGCCCTCTTCGAGCGCGGCGAAGCACCCATCATCTTCACCACCGTCACCCAACCCGACGTCCTGCGCGAACTCCAGACCGCCCCCGCCGAAGTCTTCGACCTCCTCGGCCCCGGCCTCAGTACCTTAGAGACGCAGTTCGGCACGCCCGCCGTCCGCCAGATCGGCCGCCACCACGACATGCACGACAGCGAAGCGTACCTCTCCCGCATGGACGCCCTCGACTTCGCCCTCGCCACCGACGACGGCATCGGCGACAAACAGTACGCCCACAGCGACGTCATCCTGGTCGGCGTCTCCCGCGCCGGCAAGACCCCCACCAGCCTCTTCCTCGCCCTCCAACACGGCATCCGCGCCAGCAACTACCCCCTCGCCGAGGACGACTTCGACCGCACCGGCCTCCCCATCCCCCTCGAAGCGCACCGGCACAAACTCCACGCCCTCACCATCGATCCCCGCCGCCTGCACGCCATCCGCACCCAGCGCAAACCCGGCAGCCGCTACGCCAGCCTCGAACAGTGCGAACACGAAGTCCGCCGCGCCGAACGCCTCTTCCAGCGCGCCGGCCTCCCTGTCCGCGACACCACCAGCGCCAGCGTCGAGGAGATCGCCGCCGCCATCCTCAACGCCCTGCGCGCCAGCCAGTAA
- a CDS encoding TetR/AcrR family transcriptional regulator: MKVDRQEQDDARRERIARAAFELFARSGLDAISAQDIAQAAYVSRTNLYRYFPSKVHMLLAHFEKAVQASRDDAMERLHAGANPQQVWDKVTARMADLGVRYRHLVGAVGQAVLGAPPEAGRPGAPERAPGDGLRTALTLAALVQPVLLAMQAQGRLRPEANVQMLSVLLVDAFILALLHGGHRDQREVLRDWQDRFSLLMYGALAPESTARGELKD, translated from the coding sequence GTGAAGGTAGACCGGCAGGAACAGGACGACGCGCGGCGCGAACGGATCGCCCGCGCGGCCTTCGAGCTGTTCGCCCGCAGCGGCCTGGACGCGATCAGCGCGCAGGACATCGCGCAGGCCGCCTATGTTAGCCGCACGAACCTGTACCGTTACTTCCCCAGCAAGGTGCACATGCTCCTGGCGCACTTCGAGAAGGCCGTGCAGGCCAGCCGCGATGACGCCATGGAACGCCTGCACGCCGGCGCGAACCCGCAGCAGGTGTGGGACAAGGTCACGGCCCGCATGGCCGACCTGGGCGTGCGCTACCGGCATCTGGTGGGCGCGGTGGGCCAGGCGGTGCTGGGCGCCCCACCCGAGGCCGGGCGGCCCGGCGCACCCGAGCGCGCCCCGGGCGACGGCCTGCGCACCGCGCTGACGCTGGCGGCGCTGGTGCAGCCCGTGCTGCTGGCCATGCAGGCCCAGGGTCGCCTGCGCCCCGAGGCGAACGTGCAGATGCTGAGCGTGCTGCTCGTGGACGCGTTCATCCTGGCGCTGCTGCACGGCGGGCACCGCGACCAGCGCGAGGTGCTGCGCGACTGGCAGGACCGCTTCAGCCTGCTGATGTACGGCGCGCTGGCCCCGGAGAGCACGGCCCGGGGCGAGCTGAAAGACTGA
- the ppsA gene encoding phosphoenolpyruvate synthase, protein MDMIRVLGTLRMTDVEIVGGKNASLGELIQGLAGAGVRVPGGFATTADAFRLFLQENGIEESINARLRALDVNDVVALAQAGREIRAQVEAATLPAALEGSIRDAYAAMTAESGGTEPDVAVRSSATAEDLPEASFAGQQETFLNVRGIDDVLRHVRLVFASLYNDRAISYRVHHGFAHSEVALSAGVQRMVRSDLGASGVAFTLDTESGYRDAVLVTSSYGLGEMVVQGAVNPDEFFVYKPALNAGRKAILRRTLGSKQKRMEYAPQGGVQTVDVPQAQQRAFSLSDEDLTELARQCVTIENHYGRPMDIEWGKDGRDGLIYILQARPETVQSRTGKTLERFELTGKGPVLVEGRAVGNRIGAGVVRVVRDVSQMDSVQDGDVLVADMTDPDWEPVMKRASAIVTNRGGRTCHAAIIARELGIPAVVGSGNATRELRSGQEVTVSCAEGDTGFVYEGRLAYRVNRVELGNMPEVGMKIMMNVASPDRAFSFAALPHEGVGLARVEFICSNVIGIHPRALLDYPDVPDDVKAQIEERTAGYASPRDFFREKLAEGVASIAAAFAPKPVIVRLSDFKSNEYAHLIGGPAYEPTEENPMIGFRGASRYRSRDFAAAFALECEAIRSVRDDMGLTNVQVMIPFVRTVGEAEQVIEILARNGLKRGENGLKIIMMCEIPSNAILADQFLEHFDGFSIGSNDLTQLTLALDRDSGLVADLFDEQNEAVLALMSQAIQAAKRAGKYVGICGQGPSDHPALAQWLMEQGIDSVSLNPDSVLGTWLHLAGETVPA, encoded by the coding sequence ATGGATATGATTCGCGTGCTGGGTACACTAAGGATGACCGACGTGGAGATCGTCGGCGGGAAGAACGCCTCTCTGGGTGAACTCATCCAGGGCCTGGCGGGGGCCGGGGTGCGGGTCCCCGGCGGCTTCGCCACCACTGCGGATGCCTTCCGGCTGTTCCTGCAGGAGAACGGCATCGAGGAGAGCATCAACGCCCGCCTGCGTGCCCTGGACGTGAACGACGTGGTGGCCCTGGCGCAGGCAGGCCGGGAGATCCGCGCGCAGGTCGAGGCTGCCACCCTCCCCGCCGCGCTGGAAGGGTCCATCCGGGACGCGTACGCCGCGATGACCGCCGAGTCGGGCGGCACCGAGCCGGACGTCGCGGTGCGGTCCAGTGCCACGGCCGAGGACCTGCCCGAGGCGAGTTTCGCGGGGCAGCAGGAGACCTTCCTGAACGTGCGTGGGATCGATGACGTGCTGCGTCACGTGAGGCTGGTGTTCGCCAGCCTGTACAACGACCGCGCCATCAGTTACCGCGTGCATCACGGCTTCGCGCACAGTGAGGTGGCCCTGTCGGCAGGCGTGCAGCGCATGGTCCGCAGTGACCTGGGCGCGTCGGGCGTGGCGTTCACGCTGGACACCGAGAGCGGCTACCGCGACGCGGTCCTGGTGACCAGTTCGTACGGGCTGGGCGAGATGGTCGTGCAGGGCGCCGTGAACCCGGACGAGTTCTTCGTGTACAAACCCGCCCTGAATGCGGGCCGCAAGGCGATCCTGCGCCGCACGCTGGGCAGCAAACAGAAGCGCATGGAGTACGCCCCGCAGGGCGGCGTGCAGACCGTGGACGTCCCCCAGGCGCAGCAGCGGGCCTTCAGCCTGTCGGACGAGGACCTGACCGAGCTGGCGCGGCAGTGCGTGACCATCGAGAACCACTACGGCCGCCCCATGGACATCGAGTGGGGCAAGGACGGGCGCGATGGCCTGATCTACATCCTGCAGGCACGCCCGGAGACCGTGCAGAGCCGCACCGGGAAGACCCTGGAACGCTTCGAACTGACCGGGAAGGGCCCCGTGCTCGTCGAGGGGCGCGCGGTCGGGAACCGCATCGGGGCGGGCGTCGTGCGCGTCGTGCGGGACGTCTCCCAGATGGACAGCGTGCAAGACGGCGACGTGCTCGTCGCGGACATGACCGACCCGGACTGGGAACCCGTCATGAAACGCGCCTCGGCGATCGTCACGAACCGCGGCGGGCGCACCTGCCACGCGGCGATCATCGCCCGCGAACTCGGCATCCCTGCTGTCGTCGGAAGCGGGAACGCCACCCGTGAACTGCGCAGCGGGCAGGAGGTCACGGTGTCCTGCGCCGAGGGCGACACCGGCTTCGTGTACGAGGGCCGCCTCGCGTACCGCGTGAACCGCGTCGAGCTGGGCAACATGCCCGAGGTCGGCATGAAGATCATGATGAACGTCGCCTCGCCCGACCGGGCGTTCTCCTTCGCGGCGCTCCCCCACGAGGGCGTGGGGCTGGCCCGCGTGGAGTTCATCTGCTCGAACGTGATCGGCATCCATCCCCGCGCGCTGCTGGACTACCCGGACGTCCCCGACGACGTGAAGGCGCAGATTGAGGAGCGCACCGCCGGGTACGCCAGTCCACGCGACTTCTTCCGCGAGAAGCTCGCCGAGGGCGTTGCCAGCATCGCCGCCGCGTTCGCACCGAAACCCGTGATCGTGCGCCTGAGCGACTTCAAGAGCAACGAGTACGCCCACCTCATCGGCGGCCCGGCCTACGAACCCACCGAGGAGAACCCCATGATCGGCTTCCGGGGCGCCAGCCGCTACCGCTCCCGCGACTTCGCCGCCGCGTTCGCGCTGGAATGCGAGGCGATCAGGTCCGTGCGGGACGACATGGGCCTCACGAACGTGCAGGTCATGATCCCCTTCGTCCGCACCGTCGGTGAGGCCGAGCAGGTCATCGAGATCCTCGCCAGGAACGGCCTGAAGCGCGGAGAGAACGGTCTGAAGATCATCATGATGTGCGAGATTCCCAGCAACGCCATCCTCGCCGACCAGTTCCTCGAACACTTCGATGGCTTCTCGATCGGCAGCAACGACCTCACGCAGCTGACCCTGGCGCTGGACCGCGACTCGGGCCTCGTCGCGGACCTGTTCGACGAGCAGAACGAGGCGGTGCTGGCCCTCATGAGTCAGGCCATCCAGGCCGCCAAACGCGCCGGGAAGTACGTCGGCATCTGCGGCCAGGGCCCCAGCGACCACCCCGCGCTGGCCCAGTGGCTCATGGAACAGGGCATCGACTCGGTCAGCCTCAACCCCGACAGCGTGCTCGGCACGTGGCTGCACCTCGCCGGAGAGACCGTCCCAGCGTAA
- a CDS encoding sensor histidine kinase produces MASPHTTHRAPTLNAGRHMTTTPSAPDPAAPTPERSERRLLGASVALIAATTLTDVLTPASLVIGTLVSAPLALAALGASRRATLNLTALAIAGNVLAGVVNAARDGATPTDLGNRAVSILAAILVGFLSLRAREAATRAARLHEEERRLQRERALRTLIEAVSGPLTQAQFVTRAAHALQDFTGAAAVEIGSVDRAVLREPHAHTGPGEGRLGRRLPLDLLARPATREAGAPRDSQVWAVGGGDTFVARLTRPSDPELLILLTRPAAPPDQLSEAVQTLQPLLDRTALLDDLHARQAQLQERGELLQDLIYSFSHDLRTPLMANAVNMRSALKGAYGPLPDDYAATLRNGLDANAALLTLADQLLLVAKYESGEEDSELQSVPLRDLVLNVTEQLRPAAAARGVTIEPTLDGARVPGRKHDLRRAVQNLLDNAVRYAPPGSAVHVTLARQDGEAILSVLDSGPGVSAPRVPTLFQRFRSGGAGGGTGLGLYLTRRIAERHGGTVTYARTARAQSVFTLTLPLEDA; encoded by the coding sequence CGTCGCCCTGATCGCCGCGACCACCCTGACCGACGTCCTGACGCCTGCGTCCCTGGTCATCGGCACCCTGGTCAGCGCGCCGCTGGCCCTGGCCGCGCTGGGCGCCAGCCGCCGGGCCACCCTGAATCTCACGGCGCTCGCCATCGCCGGGAACGTCCTGGCGGGCGTCGTGAACGCCGCGCGGGACGGCGCGACCCCCACCGACCTCGGCAACCGCGCCGTGAGCATCCTCGCGGCCATCCTGGTCGGCTTCCTGAGCCTGCGCGCCCGCGAGGCCGCCACCCGCGCCGCCCGCCTGCACGAGGAGGAACGCCGCCTCCAGCGCGAACGCGCCCTGCGCACCCTGATTGAGGCCGTCAGCGGGCCCCTCACGCAGGCGCAGTTCGTGACGCGCGCCGCGCACGCCCTGCAGGACTTCACCGGCGCGGCCGCCGTCGAGATCGGCAGCGTCGACCGCGCCGTGCTGCGCGAACCCCACGCCCACACCGGCCCCGGCGAGGGCCGCCTGGGCCGCCGCCTGCCGCTGGACCTGCTGGCCCGTCCCGCCACCCGCGAGGCCGGAGCGCCCAGGGACAGTCAGGTGTGGGCGGTCGGCGGCGGCGACACCTTCGTCGCCCGTCTCACGCGCCCCAGCGACCCGGAACTCCTGATCCTCCTCACCCGCCCCGCCGCCCCCCCCGACCAGCTGTCGGAAGCCGTGCAGACCCTCCAGCCGCTCCTGGACCGCACCGCGCTGCTCGACGACCTGCACGCCCGGCAGGCCCAGCTCCAGGAACGCGGAGAGTTATTGCAGGACCTCATCTACTCCTTCAGTCACGACCTGCGCACGCCCCTGATGGCGAACGCCGTGAACATGCGCTCCGCCCTCAAAGGCGCCTACGGCCCCCTCCCGGACGACTACGCCGCCACGCTCCGCAACGGCCTGGACGCCAACGCCGCCCTGCTGACCCTGGCCGATCAGCTGCTCCTGGTCGCCAAGTACGAGAGCGGCGAGGAGGACAGCGAACTCCAGAGCGTGCCGCTGCGCGACCTCGTCCTGAACGTCACCGAGCAGCTGCGGCCCGCCGCCGCCGCGCGCGGCGTGACCATCGAACCCACCCTGGACGGCGCGCGCGTCCCCGGCCGCAAACACGACCTGCGCCGCGCCGTGCAGAACCTCCTCGACAATGCCGTTCGCTACGCCCCGCCCGGCAGCGCCGTGCACGTCACCCTGGCCCGCCAGGACGGCGAGGCGATCCTCAGCGTCCTCGACAGCGGCCCCGGCGTCAGCGCGCCGCGCGTCCCCACCCTCTTCCAGCGCTTCCGCTCCGGCGGCGCTGGCGGCGGCACCGGCCTGGGCCTGTACCTCACCCGCCGCATTGCCGAACGCCACGGCGGCACCGTCACGTACGCCCGCACCGCCCGCGCCCAGAGCGTCTTCACCCTCACCCTGCCCCTGGAGGACGCATGA
- a CDS encoding DUF6756 family protein produces the protein MRTELEASVRQRGFPPEHFRAVRLTQYAAVLSSILTTFTTQRTDRSPQRWLWTVLKGPLDSRQLTPEDQSADPPVWLHSLVEPEAAVWLLLEDWTGTKRQDPFWVFEGTARAAAAAVAEVPFCEYYVVHRNFGWLLCENHHGVLITTAGLPQMP, from the coding sequence ATGAGAACCGAACTGGAAGCCAGCGTCAGGCAACGGGGCTTCCCTCCGGAGCACTTCCGTGCTGTGCGCCTCACACAGTACGCGGCGGTCCTCTCCAGCATCCTGACGACCTTCACGACCCAGCGCACCGATCGTTCCCCGCAGCGGTGGCTCTGGACGGTGCTGAAAGGCCCCCTCGACTCCCGTCAGCTCACGCCAGAGGACCAGTCGGCAGATCCACCCGTCTGGCTGCACAGCCTCGTCGAACCAGAGGCCGCCGTGTGGCTGCTGCTTGAGGACTGGACGGGGACGAAACGGCAGGACCCATTCTGGGTGTTTGAGGGGACCGCCAGGGCAGCCGCCGCAGCCGTCGCGGAGGTGCCATTCTGCGAGTACTACGTCGTTCACAGGAACTTTGGCTGGCTGCTCTGCGAAAACCATCATGGGGTGCTCATCACGACGGCGGGTTTGCCTCAGATGCCCTGA
- the pgi gene encoding glucose-6-phosphate isomerase, translated as MTITQTAAWSALLDHHRALEGTHLRDLFAQDAARGERLSAEGAGLYLDYSKNRVTDETLTLLLDLARETGVTAKRDAMFAGEKINVTEGRAVLHTALRAPEGATVLVDGHNVVPDVHEVLGRMAAFADQVRAGTWLGHTGKPLKNIVNIGIGGSDLGPVMAYEALKHYAQRDLTLRFVSNVDGTDLTEKTRDLDPAETLVIVSSKTFTTQETMANASSARAWLLAALGDDAAVARHFVAVSTNAEAVQKFGIDTANMFGFWDWVGGRYSMDSAIGLSLMLAVGPEGFHELLAGFHAMDEHFRTAPLQRNLPVLLGMLGIWYNNFFGAQSHAVLPYDQYLAYFPAYLQQLDMESNGKHITLDGRAVDYQTGPVIWGQPGTNGQHAFYQLIHQGTKLIPCDFIGFCQTLNPLPLEGGAPHHDLLMANVFAQTEALAFGKTLHQVLEEGVPADLAPHRVFDGNRPTNTILADRLTPHTLGALIALYEHKVFVQGAVWNINSFDQWGVELGKVLAGKIVPELHAAQTPDLHHDSSTNALIRRYRAHR; from the coding sequence ATGACCATCACGCAAACGGCCGCCTGGAGCGCCCTGCTCGACCACCACCGCGCCCTGGAGGGCACCCACCTGCGCGACCTCTTCGCGCAGGACGCCGCGCGCGGCGAACGCCTGAGCGCCGAGGGCGCGGGCCTGTACCTCGACTACAGCAAGAACCGCGTGACCGACGAGACCCTGACCCTGCTGCTGGACCTCGCGCGGGAGACCGGCGTGACGGCCAAGCGCGACGCCATGTTCGCGGGCGAGAAGATCAACGTCACCGAGGGCCGCGCCGTGCTGCACACTGCCCTGCGCGCCCCGGAAGGCGCGACCGTGCTCGTGGACGGCCACAACGTCGTCCCCGACGTGCATGAGGTACTCGGCCGCATGGCGGCCTTCGCGGATCAGGTGCGCGCCGGGACGTGGCTGGGCCACACGGGCAAACCCCTGAAGAACATCGTCAACATCGGCATCGGCGGCAGCGACCTGGGCCCCGTCATGGCCTACGAGGCCCTCAAGCACTACGCGCAGCGGGACCTGACCCTGCGTTTCGTGTCGAACGTGGACGGCACCGACCTGACCGAGAAGACCCGTGACCTCGACCCGGCCGAGACGCTGGTCATCGTGAGTTCCAAGACCTTCACCACGCAGGAGACCATGGCGAACGCCAGCAGCGCCCGCGCGTGGCTCCTGGCGGCGCTGGGCGACGACGCGGCCGTCGCGCGGCACTTCGTGGCCGTGTCCACCAACGCCGAGGCCGTCCAGAAGTTCGGAATCGACACCGCCAACATGTTCGGTTTCTGGGACTGGGTGGGCGGCCGCTACTCCATGGACAGCGCCATCGGCCTGAGCCTGATGCTCGCCGTCGGCCCGGAAGGGTTCCACGAGCTGCTCGCCGGGTTCCACGCCATGGACGAGCACTTCCGCACCGCTCCGCTGCAGCGCAACCTGCCCGTCCTGCTGGGCATGCTGGGCATCTGGTACAACAACTTCTTCGGCGCGCAGAGTCACGCCGTGCTGCCGTACGACCAGTACCTCGCGTACTTCCCCGCGTACCTGCAACAGCTCGACATGGAAAGCAACGGCAAGCACATCACCCTGGACGGCAGGGCGGTGGATTACCAGACCGGCCCGGTCATCTGGGGGCAGCCCGGCACGAACGGCCAGCACGCCTTCTACCAGCTGATCCACCAGGGCACCAAACTCATCCCCTGCGACTTCATCGGCTTCTGCCAGACCCTCAACCCCCTGCCCCTGGAGGGCGGCGCGCCCCACCACGACCTCCTCATGGCCAACGTGTTCGCGCAGACCGAGGCGCTCGCTTTCGGCAAGACCCTGCACCAAGTCCTCGAGGAAGGCGTCCCCGCGGACCTCGCCCCGCACCGCGTGTTCGACGGGAACCGCCCCACCAACACCATTCTCGCCGACCGCCTCACGCCCCACACGCTGGGCGCACTGATCGCGCTGTACGAGCACAAGGTCTTCGTGCAGGGCGCCGTGTGGAACATCAACTCCTTCGACCAGTGGGGCGTTGAACTCGGCAAGGTGCTGGCCGGGAAGATCGTCCCCGAACTGCACGCTGCCCAGACACCCGACCTGCACCACGACAGCAGCACCAACGCCCTGATCCGCCGCTACCGCGCCCACCGCTGA
- a CDS encoding thiolase family protein — protein MTHLPSVRTLQDRDVVIVAAVRTPIGAIRGALSTVRPDDLAAHAIREAVARSGVPADQIEEVILGCANQAGEDNRNVARMAALLAGLPDTVAGLTVNRLCASGLSAINTAARAIRNGDGDVYVAGGVESMTRAPLVMPKGAQAFANGNVTAYDTTLGWRFPNPAMEALFPLEAMGETAENIAQRSREGAYRGGEITREDQDAFALDSQRKTVDALNAGRFKGEIVPVQVKGRKGVAVFDTDEHPRVTRTEGGFTLATDEATLAGLKPAFRGGGSVTAGNASGLNDGAAALILMSAAKARELGVTPLARWVGAAAAGVEARVMGLGPIPATRKLLDRTGLSVQDLDLIELNEAFAAQALACIRELELPEERVNVNGGAIALGHPLGMSGARLIVALTHELARREGRYGLATLCVGVGQGEAAIIERIEA, from the coding sequence GTGACCCACCTTCCTTCTGTCAGAACCCTGCAAGACCGTGACGTGGTGATCGTCGCGGCGGTCCGCACGCCCATCGGCGCGATCCGTGGCGCGCTGTCCACCGTCCGGCCCGACGACCTCGCCGCGCACGCCATCCGCGAGGCGGTCGCGCGCAGTGGCGTGCCCGCCGACCAGATCGAGGAGGTGATCCTGGGCTGCGCGAACCAGGCGGGCGAGGACAACCGCAATGTCGCCCGCATGGCCGCCCTGCTCGCGGGCCTGCCGGACACGGTGGCGGGCCTGACCGTGAACCGCCTGTGCGCCAGCGGTCTGTCGGCCATCAACACGGCGGCCCGCGCCATCCGCAACGGCGACGGGGACGTGTACGTGGCGGGCGGCGTGGAGAGCATGACCCGCGCGCCTCTCGTGATGCCGAAGGGCGCGCAGGCCTTCGCGAACGGCAACGTCACCGCGTACGACACGACGCTGGGCTGGCGCTTCCCGAACCCCGCCATGGAGGCGCTGTTCCCGCTGGAGGCGATGGGGGAGACCGCCGAGAACATCGCACAGCGCTCCCGCGAGGGCGCCTACCGGGGCGGTGAGATCACCCGCGAGGACCAGGACGCCTTCGCGCTGGACAGTCAGCGCAAGACGGTGGACGCCCTGAACGCCGGACGGTTCAAAGGCGAGATCGTGCCGGTGCAGGTCAAGGGCCGCAAGGGAGTCGCCGTGTTCGACACCGACGAGCACCCCCGCGTGACCCGCACCGAGGGGGGCTTCACCCTCGCCACCGACGAGGCGACCCTGGCGGGCCTGAAACCCGCCTTCCGGGGGGGCGGCAGCGTGACCGCCGGGAACGCCAGTGGCCTGAACGACGGCGCCGCCGCGCTGATCCTGATGAGCGCCGCGAAGGCCCGCGAGCTGGGCGTCACGCCGCTGGCCCGCTGGGTGGGCGCGGCGGCGGCCGGCGTGGAGGCCCGCGTGATGGGCCTGGGTCCCATTCCCGCCACCCGCAAGCTGCTGGACCGCACCGGCCTGAGCGTGCAGGACCTGGACCTGATCGAACTGAACGAGGCCTTCGCCGCGCAGGCGCTCGCCTGCATCCGCGAACTGGAATTGCCCGAGGAGCGGGTGAACGTGAACGGCGGCGCCATCGCGCTGGGGCACCCGCTGGGCATGAGCGGCGCGCGCCTGATCGTGGCGCTGACGCACGAACTGGCGCGCCGTGAGGGCCGTTACGGACTGGCGACGCTCTGTGTGGGCGTCGGTCAGGGTGAGGCCGCCATCATCGAGAGGATCGAAGCATGA
- a CDS encoding response regulator — protein sequence MTTHVLLVEDHAFTRDGLRAAINLELDLRVTAEARSGEEALDVLARTQTGPQPVHVAVLDIGLPGMDGIQTAAEIGRRYPQVRMVMLTAHDLRDEVLAALASGAHAYCLKSADPDLLLLGIRAAASGSAYLDPQIAHHVLGSIRTPHAISPLTPRETEVLRLIADGQGNRDIAANLGISVSTVKLHVQEILVKLHAADRTQAAVQALRQGLL from the coding sequence ATGACCACCCACGTCCTGCTCGTCGAGGATCACGCCTTCACCCGCGACGGCCTGCGCGCCGCCATCAACCTCGAACTCGACCTGCGCGTCACCGCCGAGGCCCGCAGCGGCGAGGAGGCCCTGGACGTCCTGGCCCGCACCCAGACCGGGCCGCAACCCGTCCACGTCGCCGTGCTCGACATCGGCCTGCCCGGCATGGACGGCATCCAGACCGCCGCCGAGATCGGCCGCCGCTACCCGCAGGTCCGCATGGTGATGCTCACCGCGCACGATCTGCGGGACGAGGTGCTGGCCGCCCTTGCCTCCGGCGCGCACGCCTACTGCCTCAAGAGCGCCGACCCGGACCTCCTGCTGCTCGGCATCCGCGCCGCCGCGTCCGGCAGTGCGTACCTGGACCCGCAGATCGCGCATCACGTGCTGGGCAGCATCCGCACGCCCCACGCGATCTCGCCGCTGACCCCGCGCGAGACCGAGGTGCTGCGCCTCATCGCCGACGGGCAGGGCAACCGAGACATCGCCGCGAACTTAGGCATCAGCGTCAGCACCGTGAAACTCCACGTGCAGGAGATCCTCGTGAAACTCCACGCCGCCGACCGCACCCAGGCCGCCGTCCAGGCGCTGAGGCAGGGCCTGCTGTAA